The Panicum hallii strain FIL2 chromosome 5, PHallii_v3.1, whole genome shotgun sequence genome contains the following window.
GGacagttatatttatttttcaGAACAATCAGTGCACTGTGTTCTGTGGTAAAACATGGCCAAAATGCAATTCAACGTACATATATATGTTTTATGAAGGCTAGCAAAGTTCTTTAAGTATAGTTGTGTGATTTTCACGGTGTTTCATTCAAAAtcatttttattttgtttctAGTGATGATTTCCTTTTCTTCCACGACATGCTTCCTTTTTATTAGTATATGCAAACAACATATTGTGAATATTAAACAAAAAGGTCAGCAGTAACAAGCCAATTATAACTAGGTTTAAAAGCATACTCTATCTATAGAAAAATAATAAATTATGTGCTCGTGCCCCAATCACGAATTATTCTATCTGCTAGCAGATGATTGAAAATTTGGACTAATTATCCGCGTAATCGTACGAATTACTATAAGGTCGTCCAAATTCCGAGTTCAACTCGATCCATATAACATGCTCAAAAACAAGAAAAAAGTTAATCTCAGACGTCGCACGGTTCAATTCATCAAACCTGCTCTTCCTAAGGAAAAAATATCGATTTAGGTTTAACTCTTGCTTGAATCCAGAAATTATTTCATGTGTTCTAAACGGGAGGTTCGTGTTACCTAGCCCCTAGAGATGAACGCAGCATGTGCACGACAACATCGCAGCTAAATGCACATGGGCGAGCTATAACTAGCAGCTGCTTAGGATCTGGAAAAATGAGTATGAAAATAATGCAGAGCACGCATACTTGCAGTTGCCGGGGTTGGCCGGCCAGAACTTGGGCGGGCTCTTGGCGGCCTCCGGCGCGAGGTGGAGGAAGAAGTAATCGCCCCAGTCCAGGACGGCGCCCTTCTGGACGCCGAGCCGGCTGCCGTAGCCCTCGTACGTGCGCGGCGAGTTGGCGTAGCGCTGCTTCTCCGCGAGCGAGCGGCGGAAGAAGCCGCGCCAggcctcccgcgccgcgcgcATCAGCTCGGGGCGCACCCCGTGGTTGACGACCTGGAAGAACCCCCACTCCCGGCAGGCGGCCGCGACGGCCTCCGTGACGGCGCTGCCGAGGCCGACGGCGGCGCCGTCCGCCAGCAGCTCGCCGAGGTCGACCACCGGAATGCTGACGTCGTCCGAGAGGTCCTTCTCCAGCTGTGcttccgccgccggcggcggcggcacggggcGGTCGCACGGCTGCTTGACGTAGCAGCGCGGGATGGCGGAGAGGCCGCTCTCGGCGAGCGCCTGCACGCGCACGACGGGCTCCGGCCACTCCTGCATGCAGTCCGCCATCTCCGTACGCCGCGGCCTGCGCAGCAACAGCGACGAGAAGAAATTAACGGTCGGCCCGGCCTGATCGACGACGAGAGCGATCGAGGGGGTACTACAGTGGCAGCCCGATATATAGCTACAGTGAGAAACGAGCTGACTGCATATGTGTTAGttccacgcgcgcgcgcgcgcggaacAGGAGTGGGGAAACACGAGGGGACCGGTCTAGACGACGACGATCCCGGCCGTTAGCTCGCGCGACGCGAGGAAATCAGACGGGACAGGGCACGAGATGGGATCATGGGAATGCCGGCGACCACTCGTGTGGGGTGTGTGGCGTAGCGAGGGTGGAGGTATGGACGCGTGCTGTGCCAACAAGAACACGGTCGATCGAGCTAGAACAACACAAGAAAGGGTGGGCTGCAGAGGACGTACTGGGACAGGTAAACCTTGATGAGTTCTATAGCTGATCGAGCTGAGCCTGCGGCTTGCTGCTTCGATCGCTTAGCGAGCACCAAGAGAGGGGTATATATAGCCGGGATATGGAGAGAGAGACATCTTCGAAATGAAATGCCAGATAGAGAGTGGGGGAGATGAGAGAGAATAaaggggggagggggagggagaaGCGAAAAACTTATCTGGCTGTTCTGCTTTGGTTTGCTTAATTTGTTTTCTGTTCTGGCCGGGCTGACAATTCGCTGCCCTCACCTCACCTGGTCTGGTCGACCGGTTGGTTGGCCGtggccgcggcgggggcgcgagGTGCACAGCTGGGCACCGCAGCGACCGAAAAGGTGGAAACGTGTTTTTTGTGCGGATTTCGGTCCGGATCCGCTGCGGCTGATGCGGACCGACCACTGTGGGGCGCAGCTGGACTCGGGTACGGTCTCTCCACCGGCCCGATCGAGGCTTCCACGGCGAGCGCGTGTATGTACGTGCTGCTTCTGAGCGCGTATCTCTACATCCTGCCGCGTGATTCGGACACCTTGATTGCCTGCAGCTAGCATGCTCCTCTAATGTATTGTCTTCATATGTCCAAGACGGTGGTGGCTTAAAAAAAATTGCAATTTACTATGTAAAGTACATATACATCGAGTCTGTCCGTAGAAGGATAATTGAGCCAAAAATTTGTGAAGTGGCGCTCATGTTTGTCCCAAAATCGTTTCATGGAATCCTAAAATCACAACTCCACCGTCCTTGCATGCCACCACACATAACTATTATTTCTCAGCATGTCATCTATTTCTTTTATCCTTTAATTTTTAAATCAATTATTCTAATACGTCATACATATACCATACTCCCTCCCTCCTGTAATATAAGATATAAGATATTCTAGCAATTCTAAGACTGATTAAAGGAGAGAACAAGCAAAAGGCATGTAGTGTAGTGGTCACAAGAGCCTCAGTGTTCGAAGATGCTCATAGAGGTAAGGGTTTGCGTACGTGTATTCATCAGGGTGAGTGTTCGTGCGTTATGAGTATCTGAGTTGTACCGTGTAATTAAAAAAAGATTAAGAGAGAGAACAAAATGCGCATGTACCCTTCGAGAGCTCTTTATTTCCTAGCCATAATTAAAGTTGTTTCTAAGATTAAGCAAGGAGGAAAGAATAGAAAAGATATGCAACTAAGAGCTAAGGAAAATTAAATAATTTTCTTTAATATTTATCAAAAATTATAAAATACTTTATATTAGATTATAAATTTTAAACCATTCAATACTTTATATTTCACAATAGAAGGAGTATTTAATGTTTGTGGGCCACGCATACACACGTATTACCATTTCGACCGGGTGGAGTGTATCCATCCTTTCCAATTAGTGCCTGGTTTGCCGCGGCATGCATATCCATCCTTCCCAAATTGATCGGAAGCGATCGCATTCCGCACATACTGCCCCATTCTGGTATTCTTGTGATCTTATCGTGTTGCCTTCGGTCGTCGTCGTGATCCCCTTGCCTGCTCGCCGCATGGGCCGAGTGACGGTTACATTAATGGATGTTATGGAGTTGCTTAATTAGGAGACACGGAGCCTCCTAACTGACGGCGACACCATCTCCAATTCTCCACATGGCACATAGGAACTGTACAGAGCTACGGAGAGCAATCAAAGGGCCAAGCGCCGACGGAGTTaatggcggccggccggccggccggtcgccgCAATGCGCTGTAGGCTTTGTCTGAGGACGACGGACGAAGCTTGGGGATAGGTGTAGCGCGACCGAGACGACAGGTTGACAGAAGCCGCCAGCGGCAGCGGGAGAGCCGGAGTGGAGAGGCAGGAGCGGCGCCGTGGCGACACGTGGATGTGACCCGTCAGGGTTTTTGTCGCGGTCCCATGCAGTATTTCGGATTTGTGTGCTGATGCGGCCGAGCTGTCCGGTCTACTTCATAGCCCTGATTCCTATATACCGTCGGTCCGCCGCAATCGCAAAGCTATTTGCTAGTATCAGACAAAACAGGCCGTCGGCAGCCTGACGAGCTTGCCCCGATCGGAGGAGATGGAAGCTGTTCCGGGCGCGAAGAGAAAATCCTGAGCGTATCCATCGTGCATGATCGAGCACTCTTCGACCCCGTGACACGCGATGGTGATCTCGGTTTTGCGCCAGCGGCGTGGCATGCTGCGTGTCGCTGCCCGGCCGAGAGCAGCGCGACTGAAGCATGGCGTCCTGTTCCGGCATGGGCAGCCGTGCGTAGCTCCTCGTGCGACAATTCCCCGGGAGATTGGCACGGATCCGACCGGGGCCGGGACGATCAGTGCATTGAACTCGCTCAACGCGACCGGGGGTCGAACTTAACGCAGCCATGCCCCGACCCGTCACGTTTCGACAATGGGCGTAACTGCCTCGCCGATAGGCATCACCGGTCGGCCGCCACATGGCGCCGTGCGGGCCGGAGCCACCGGCGCCGCTGTTAACCTGTCGGCAAAGATGACAGCAGCCGCATGCCCGCATTGATTCAACCGGGGGCCTCTGACGACGACCGGATTGATTGGTAGCAGGCTCCTCCGGTCCCTACCCCATTCATGTACCGTCGCATCCGCAAATGCATCTTATATATTCGTGGCAGGCAGCCGCAATGCGTAAGATATAGTAGCGTCCGCGGCAAAGCGGGGCGCACCGGACGGCGACGCGCCGCGTGGCCTGGCCGCTCGCGAGAGAGAAAGCCGCGTCCGCCGGTGGCATATGCAGCGGAGCCAATGGCGGCGCGgcaccagcggcggcggcagcgagtATGAGCCAGCCAATAGGCGCAGCGCCGCaacgcgcgccgccgcggagccccCGTGGGAACGGAATGTGCACGATTGGCTGCCGACAACCCGCGGACGAAGCGCGCGCGCGTCCACTAGCCAAGCCCACTGGCCGCTGGGCAATTCCTTTGCCTTTGGGGAATTAGGGGCGCGTTCTGGCGGCGCGCCGCACGCACGCACAGGCGGCCGGACAGGCACCGCGGGCCAGTGGGCCGGTCGCTGCCAGCGCCAGCGCCAGCTGCGTCGCCGCTAGGCGCCAGCTCTAGCTCGCGCTCCCGGCGCACGTTGCGGCTGCGGCCTCGCGCTTTCCCCCCTCCTCTGCGATTTGACGTCggccggcgcgcgcggcaggggaggcccgcgccgctgccgcacgACGCGCTGTCTGCGGGCGCTGTGCTGACGGGTGGTCGGGTGGAGGAGAGCGTGTGGTGGATGAGGTAGTAGCGCCAGTGGCGAGTGATGACTTCACCCCGAGTCAACTTTTACATGGCTGACCGTGCCACTCCGAGGCCGTGCGCGCCGGCCTGCTCGTACAACCTCCCACCTTCGTAACACAGGTCGCGGCCGCTTTTTGACGGCGGCGGTAGCAGATAAGTTGATGATACTACTACTCGTGCTGGCGCAGATGTTCCACGATAGTTGGTACGGTGCGGTTCGAGTAGGCAGCCACATCCCACAGCCTGCTTGCTGCCGCTCTGCAGCGGCGTGGCACGGCACGGCAGCTCGGGTCCGGTTTAGTTGGGCGCAGCGAACAACGAACGGCACATGGATGTTGTGCCGTGGTGGAAAAGCATTGAGCGCACACGGATTTGTCCGGCCATGGGTGAAGGACggagtttttttttttctttcagaaAGGGGTTTTCCCCTGGCCTGCAGAAGTGCAGATGCCTGTCAAATGGAGCCGTATGCTTCCCGCCCGGAATTCGGCCACATTGGCCTTACCAAATTATGCTCCACGGCTGGTGCGGCCAGGGGTTTGTGCACTCCAGCatggtgcaccagtgatgaagCATTACCCTGAGGCGGAATTCGTTCACGTGTCTGAATGCCGGCGGCCATCGGTCACCGGCTTCTCGGTCACGAGAGCATCAGGGTCAGAGCAATTTGCTTGGCAAATAGAGCGGCATCCGATATTGTCTGCGTTCTGCACCCGCCCAGCGTACTAGGTGAACATCGAATTGCATCATATCTTACTTACATTTCGGCATCACATTGCGGGTAGGCCGCCACTCACTCGCACATTCGGCATTTGCCGATGCAAGCAGCACATAAAAGTGAACTTTGCCACTGCCATGACGCTAGGTCAACAAACTGCATTTCAAGACTGTAAAACATTGTGTTGTACAACACTCGGCATCAGGTGCCACGGGATCAAACTGGAGAAAGCAGGCGCACAGCATTTGGTACAACATTCGGGCTCGGTGCTCGTCAGCGAAACCGGGAGGGCTAATTACACAGGTAAGCCAATCAGGAGGGTTCACCTATCTAAATTTTCACGCAAGATGATCATGGGAAAAAAGGAGGGCCAAAGATCTGCTGCTTAGTGGGGGCGGCCAAGGGCCTAACTACATGCACACATATATGGATGCTGGTCGCAGTTTTCACTCAACACCCAATTTTACCGAACCATCCTTTATAAGCTTCATGCTAAGGCTGTTAAATCTTCCTCTTGAGTAGTGCCGGGACGCCTTTCTCCAATCTGTACCAGTCTTCATCATTGCTACGAATTCGTCATAGCTAATCTTGCCATCCTGCATATGTAATTAGAGAGGATACTCATTCAGATGAAGGGAGAACCAAAATATGGTAGTATCAGATATGAGAGTATAATACTATAATGACCTTATCAGTGTCAACTTCGTGCAATATGTCATTCACCACTTCCATGCTATCAGCTGCTCCATCATCCACTAGAGCCTCTCGAAGCTCCTCAGGCTCAATGAAGCCATTGCCATCCTTGTCAAAAAATAGGAAAGCCCGCCGAAGGTGCTCGTCATTTGCCATCCTTTGCAAATGAAGAGAGACAGCCAAAAATTCTCCATAATCTAGTGCCCCCCTACCATTTGTATCCACCTGAATGCAACAACAGTTGTCAAAGATGTGCAGTGTATACAACTCAACAGAAGAAGTGCAGAGTGTACAATTCAACAAGTCACAATTCAATAATCTACCCTCCTCTTGCTACCTTGTTCCTGTCACATAACGACCAAGCTACATCAATACAACTATCAAACCAAGACAAGCCAAAGATCCTCACGTGATATCACAAATCATTTGGATCTATTATCGAACTGAATGCACCAGAGAACTCATAAATCAACTCCCACAAAAAGAACCTTTGCAGATGGCGTTCAAGGAGGTATTGGAGCCAAAAGTATATAACGAGTAAGGTGACACTCTCAACTTCTCAATTCAACTACCAATGAGTGTGCAATAACTTCTTTTAACTACACGAGCAAAACACATTGGTTTGAGACAAGGACATTCATCTCAGAAAATAGCTGTTTGACAGAATCGTCCCAACTTGCCTGAACCCTGCAATAAGCAGTCAACTAGTTCCTATACGTTGGCACTGGCATTACTAGCTGAACTAGTTCAAACGGTCTATTTGACCTCACTAGGGTATGCTCGGGTCAGATGGATATTTGATACTATAAAGATTATGAAGTTGGTTCAATATGTCTTTCTGTGAAATTACCTATCATGTCTGTAGTTCTTCAGGGTATACATATTTCTTATACCATTTTTATTAACATTTAGTTTGTTCACCACCTAAAGATTCTTCCATGGAAATACAGAATTCTAATCTTGATTGTTTCTATGAAGATGGGAGGAGGATTCTTTGAAATACTTACAGCTTCAATGAGCATCTGCACTTCTGATTCCGCAAGATGAGAACCAAGTTTTGCTATTCCGGTCTTTAGTTCTTCATAAGATACAATCCCATCATTGTCAGTGTCCATAGTCTTGAACATCTCCTTTATGTCTTCAACTTCCTCAGCAGACAAATGATCAGCAATGACCTGGTGAAATACATAAACCAGATCTTGTCAGTCAATTTTTCATTCCTATGGTTGAGATAAGAAAGAATTGAACTTCCACTAGGATGAAAAGGCTAAGTGAGCAAGATACAGACCCTTAGAGCCCTTCTTTTGAATCGATTCATCCTAGAAAATTGTTTGAGCCTCGACTTCACAATATCACCAAGAGGAACATTAGGAGCCTTCTTTGCATTTTGAAGCCAAGGATGTTctgttattttttttaaaaaaagaaaacaatgTCAAGGTTCCTCAAAGAAAAATGACAAAATAAGGCTAAAAAAGTATTTATACCGTAACAGCATATTTACGGCAGGAAAACAGATTAAAAAGGGTCTAGAAAAATTGTTAAAAAAACATGATTTGTGCTACAGATATTGTCCTACTCAAAAAGATAGTTCCATATAAACATCAAGCTGTAAAGAGCACCTCCCTTTTGATCCAAACATTTCTTAGGTTTTAGGCTTTTAGCACTAATATTCATAAAAAGCCAAAGCAACGACAGTGCACACCATGACTAAATTTGGCCCAAGTCTAACATATTAAATGTTCAATATGTCATAAACTGTCTGATAAACAGAAAAAGGTTGAAGCTAATTTACCATGTTCTAAGCATAGTTCATTCTTTTACATAACTTGGCATGCTATTGAATTGGAATACCTCTTTCTTTTCGGGGAAAACGTTGAATAGAATACTACTGTTTCAAAGTTAATGCTGCAAACATTTCAATCAGATCCTGCAGAACAGCCGGACATAAAGATAACCTAAGCCTAGCTACCACCTCAGCAATGGAAATGATGTCAAGTCAAACTGGACACTATCACAGTGTTACACTGTTGGAAGGAACCACAAAAAAGAAAAGTAGTGAAAGCTTTATGCTTCACTGATTAAAGACTGATGAACCTGACCATTTCAAGTCATATTGGAAATATAGAAGTAGCATATTAGGGCCTGCTTTCTTTAGTATGGACATACCAAGAACCTGCTTTGCAGTTAACCTGAGCTTTGGATCAGGCTCCAACATGTGTCGAACTAGATCTTTTGCATTGTCTGAAACATTAGGCCAGGGTTCGCGCTTAAAGTCAATATTTCCACGAAGTATGGCCTGTGCCACCCCTTGTTCAGTCTCTGCAATTTTTCAAGGTCAGGGTTGTGACAGAGAGTAAATATAAGAAAATTACTAGTTCAACAAAGAAATTACCAGCCCAAAATGGAGGAACTCCACATAATAAAATATACAAGATAACTCCCGCACTCCATATGTCTATCTCTGGCCCATAGTTTCTCTTCAATACTTCGGGAGCCATGTAATAGGGGCTTCCCACAATTTCTGAGAACTTTTCACCTAAAAAAGTAAAACAATAAGATAAGGTAAGACAAGATAAACTAGAGTTTGGTTGTATGGTAGACATGCGTGTACAGCAAGTTTGTAAAATCAGCAACACCGTAATTAGCGACATCCCAAAGGAGGGCTATACCAGTAATGAGGTTTAAATGCATACACTCTATCGCCTTTTCAATAAGAGATAAAAGAAACACTTTATCTTAAAGCTTAGTCAGTGATTAGGCACAAAAATCATAATCAATGGTGGCATGTTGAGATCCTCAACTTTCATGAAGTACTCACCGAATAGT
Protein-coding sequences here:
- the LOC112894191 gene encoding calcium-dependent protein kinase 3, translated to MGNCCRSPAAVAREDVSSSHFPASNNAKKKPHQPRNGAAGGGGGQKRLAVLGEEGCEVTGIDDKYVLDRELGRGEFGVTYLCMDRDTKELLACKSISKRKLRTAVDVEDVRREVAIMRHLPKSPSIVSLREACEDEGAVHLVMELCEGGELFDRIVARGHYTERAAANVTRTIVEVVQLCHRHGVIHRDLKPENFLFANKKENSPLKAIDFGLSIFFKPGEKFSEIVGSPYYMAPEVLKRNYGPEIDIWSAGVILYILLCGVPPFWAETEQGVAQAILRGNIDFKREPWPNVSDNAKDLVRHMLEPDPKLRLTAKQVLEHPWLQNAKKAPNVPLGDIVKSRLKQFSRMNRFKRRALRVIADHLSAEEVEDIKEMFKTMDTDNDGIVSYEELKTGIAKLGSHLAESEVQMLIEAVDTNGRGALDYGEFLAVSLHLQRMANDEHLRRAFLFFDKDGNGFIEPEELREALVDDGAADSMEVVNDILHEVDTDKDGKISYDEFVAMMKTGTDWRKASRHYSRGRFNSLSMKLIKDGSVKLGVE